In Vanacampus margaritifer isolate UIUO_Vmar chromosome 9, RoL_Vmar_1.0, whole genome shotgun sequence, the following proteins share a genomic window:
- the LOC144058075 gene encoding ataxin-1-like → MKSNQERSNGCLPPKKREILALEQRPATVATSTPPVVHHNPALHTENLAWLASVASERCRSRDSDSPRCPIPSTSSSSPPVNPTSATTLSAVPLASLPAVYPTAIPQPTGTIQFAQFGPNVQFISSGPYAGYISSHVVPANTSPMGHRPHLDGYTTALISPGAKGEQQFQIGLSPTELAPVSLPSSPQVTSQYIHLDSRTPLTVSGAAVSTPGAHLQLHPHTAVLPQTLTLAPSQLVVQYADGPAGKKPEVHAKGMLNGELEVIKQMKAPTQPANHHHQQVQSYEARHILVPADYGQNPSGLQTSLVLVAQPNHSADQEHGSNKISLVQTEKGGICLGKPISRSSSFSSLSSGEVMKSVTPHTVIQTTLPPDELPASLYSSTQAPIIGYITSANQHAVSYHTALPQHLVIPSGQSLLIPVSSANNGTEMETSRAVSSLTATTTPQISTAMPHAYLATALSKCEPLGPDGNHVPATVAPIAAPSLPSNPVPAVVAARSPVPAPVTVPVNAPVPASIQASPTISSPSSPVALPPFFMRGSIIQLADGELKRVEDLKTEDFIQSAEISSELKIDSSTVERIDSGQSPNAVVIQFSVGELKAQVCVEVLVEYPFFVFGQGWSSCCPDRTTQLFELSCAKLCVGDVCVSLTLRGLRNGSLTDSQALGARLKTTRFSDPGNITDPAVSNSPRPNTTGINSGILMKASGVERIAGPVSGRQLLTEMELNPGSVGGICGGESVLAMSGTAGKRQVSENIDVPTLCKIQSRDPDRTTVRKRRWSAPERDQTERVEEEPPLTLLKPSIISQEVKISIEGHSSSGREKCLIKL, encoded by the exons ATGAAATCCAATCAGGAGCGAAGTAATGGATGCCTGCCGCCTAAAAAGCGAGAAATTCTGGCTCTGGAGCAGAGGCCAGCGACAGTGGCTACATCAACTCCTCCAGTGGTCCATCACAATCCTGCTCTCCACACTGAGAACCTAGCATGGCTGGCAAGCGTAGCCAGTGAACGATGTCGGTCCAGAGACTCAGACAGCCCAAGATGTCCCATCCCATCTacttcctcctcttctcctcccGTTAATCCAACCTCAGCAACTACTCTATCAGCAGTGCCGCTGGCCTCGCTACCTGCGGTTTATCCCACAGCCATTCCTCAGCCTACAGGAACTATCCAGTTTGCTCAGTTTGGACCGAATGTTCAGTTCATAAGCTCCGGGCCCTATGCCGGTTACATCTCCTCTCATGTAGTCCCCGCGAATACCAGCCCTATGGGACATCGCCCTCACCTAGATGGTTACACCACTGCCCTGATCTCGCCTGGCGCCAAAGGAGAACAGCAGTTCCAAATTGGCCTCTCTCCCACAGAGCTTGCACCCGTCTCCCTTCCAAGCTCCCCACAAGTCACCAGCCAGTACATCCATCTTGATAGCAGAACACCTTTGACTGTCAGTGGCGCCGCCGTCTCCACACCTGGAGCCCACCTTCAGCTGCACCCTCATACTGCTGTCCTGCCTCAAACGCTCACCCTCGCACCCTCACAGCTGGTTGTCCAGTATGCAGATGGTCCTGCCGGAAAGAAACCAGAGGTGCATGCCAAAGGTATGCTTAACGGTGAGCTAGAAGTGATCAAACAGATGAAAGCTCCCACCCAACCagcaaatcatcatcatcagcaggtTCAGAGCTACGAGGCCCGACACATCCTTGTGCCTGCAGACTATGGGCAGAACCCATCAGGACTCCAGACCTCCTTAGTACTTGTGGCCCAGCCAAACCATAGCGCTGATCAGGAACACGGTTCGAATAAGATTTCCTTAGTTCAGACTGAGAAGGGAGGCATCTGTTTAGGGAAACCTATATCGAGATCGTCATCCTTCTCCTCCCTCTCATCAGGAGAGGTGATGAAGTCTGTCACACCCCATACAGTCATTCAGACGACTCTACCCCCGGATGAGCTGCCAGCCAGTCTTTATTCTTCCACACAAGCACCCATCATAGGCTATATTACCAGTGCCAACCAGCATGCAGTCAGCTACCATACGGCACTGCCGCAGCACCTGGTCATTCCAAGTGGCCAGTCCCTGCTCATCCCAGTCAGCAGTGCAAATAACGGCACAGAAATGGAGACCAGCCGTGCTGTCAGCTCCCTGACCGCGACCACGACGCCTCAAATATCCACCGCCATGCCTCATGCCTATCTTGCCACTGCCCTGTCCAAATGTGAGCCTTTAGGCCCAGATGGAAACCACGTTCCTGCCACGGTAGCCCCGATTGCAGCTCCCTCCTTGCCTTCAAACCCGGTCCCTGCAGTGGTGGCAGCTCGCTCCCCAGTCCCAGCTCCAGTCACGGTTCCTGTCAATGCTCCAGTCCCTGCTTCCATCCAAGCTTCTCCCACCATCTCCTCTCCCTCCTCCCCCGTGGCTCTGCCGCCTTTCTTCATGCGAGGCTCAATCATCCAGCTTGCTGATGGGGAGTTGAAGCGTGTGGAGGATCTCAAAACTGAGGACTTCATCCAGAGTGCGGAGATCAGCAGTGAGCTGAAGATTGACTCCAGCACTGTTGAGCGAATCGATAGCGGCCAGAGTCCTAATGCTGTCGTCATACAGTTTTCTGTGGGGGAGCTCAAAGCCCAG GTGTGTGTGGAGGTGTTGGTGGAATATCCCTTCTTCGTATTCGGACAAGGTTGGTCCTCATGCTGTCCTGACCGGACCACGCAGCTCTTTGAGTTGTCCTGCGCCAAGCTGTGCGTAGGTGATGTTTGCGTGTCGCTGACCCTTCGGGGTCTAAGGAATGGCTCTCTAACAGACAGCCAAGCTTTGGGGGCTAGACTGAAGACCACAAGATTCTCTGACCCTGGCAACATCACAGATCCCGCTGTCAGCAACAGTCCAAGGCCAAACACAACAGGCATTAATAGCGGTATTCTTATGAAGGCTTCTGGCGTCGAAAGGATAGCTGGACCCGTGTCAGGTCGGCAGTTACTAACCGAAATGGAACTAAATCCTGGGTCAGTGGGGGGGATCTGTGGAGGAGAGTCTGTGCTGGCAATGTCTGGAACCGCAGGTAAAAGACAGGTCTCAGAGAATATAGATGTGCCCACGCTTTGCAAAATACAGTCCAGAGATCCAGACAGAACCACTGTTCGCAAGAGACGATGGTCCGCTCCGGAGCGGGACCAGACTGAAAGGGTGGAGGAGGAGCCTCCGTTGACTCTGCTCAAACCCTCCATCATCTCTCAGGAGGTGAAAATCAGCATAGAGGGCCACTCGAGTAGTGGCAGAGAAAAATGTTTGATCAAACTATAG